The genomic region CGGTAGCGAGCACGGCGTGAGCTGTCGAGAACCCAGCGAGTGCAATGCGTCCGGTTTGTCGGGCTCCCAATTCCTGGTCCAGGGAGGTGTCTGAGAAGGCGTCGATCCCGAACTTGGTGATGATGGGGTCAGATTCCCGGTAACCGCATTCCGACAAGAGACGCGCTTTACCGAGCAGGCCGCCGTCAGAGTCATCCATTGTGCGGAACTGGATCCACAGCACATCCGTCCCGTGGTTGCGCGCGGTATCAACTGTGTCCGCAATCTTTCTGATGAGGTTGGAGCGAACGGACTGATTCTCGCAGAGATCAAGAATCCACTTTTGGGCATCGATGACAATGAGACAGTCAACCGAATCTTGAGGGGGCATCAGTACCGGGATTCGGTTGGCTCGGGCAAGTCATTGATCGCCGCGATGTCATCGGCGTCGAGCTGCACGTTCGCTGCTTCATAGTTGGAGACGATGTGGGCAATGCTTCGGCTACCTGGAATCGCTTTCACCGCTGGGCTGACGCTGAGCACCCAGGCAAGAGCGACCTGGGATGTTGCCACTCCGTGTTTTTCCGCGATGCGCTGAAGAGTTTCAAGGATGACAGCATTGCGTTCCTGCGCGTCCGGGGTAAAACGTGGCATCCAACTACGGAAATCGCCCTCCATGAGTTCGGACGTGTTCAACGTGCCGGTGAGGTAACCGCGGCCGAGCGGGGAGAAGGCCACCAAAGACGCCCCGTTGTCTTCACACCACTGCAGGACGTTGGTCTTGCTGTCTGCGTGCTCAGAGGGCTGGTCTTTCAGCGGGTCGCGGGTCCAGACTGAGAGTTCAGATTGGACCGCGTCGATGGTGACTACCTCGGAAGCAGCGACTAACTGGTCGTAGGTCGGTTCGCTCACTCCGATATTGCGGATTTTCCCGGCGGCTTGAGCGTCGGCAAGCACCTGAACTTGTTCCTGCACCGGAATGGTTCCATCGAGGCGGTGCAGGTAGTACAGGTCCACATGTTCACGATTCAACCGGCGCAGGGACGCGTCGAGGGCATCGCGGAGGTACCGGGTGGAACCATCAACATGCATCTGCAAGGGTTCGACACTATCGACGACGATGCCGCCCTTCGTAGCGATGTAGACATCCGAGTTGTTTGCAAAGGCCTTGCCTACGAGTTCTTCATTGTGGCCGGCTCCGTACATGTCGCTGGTATCGAAGTGCCTGATTCCAGCATCGAAGGCTTCACGTATGGTGCTTACGCTTGCATTGTCGTCCAGCTGACCAGGTCTGCTGTAACCCCAACTGAAGCCCATGCAACCCAGGCCGATGCGGTCTGCGGGAAGAGGAGCGGGGTTGCCGATTGAGTTCATGACGAATTCCTCTCAGAAACACGGAAGCGAGAACTCTCGCCGAGCCTAGCCGCGTTCCCTTGAAGACCGCTGGGATAAATGCAGCAAGCCAGTTCCACTAGCCAAAGAAGCTTGCCGACGGTCACACCGACTCGGTACTGAACCGTCGCGGTTAAAATCGGCGCCGTGCTCTCCTTCTACAGCGAATTCCCGAATGAACCTGCCGTGAAATCACTGTTGAAGGGGGATGAACTGGAGTTCCTCCTCGTTCTCACTGAGGTGCCTGCGCGGGGAGCCCGAAACAACCTTCTCGGTGAGGACAGCGTTAGCGTCAAACTTGAGCATGTGGATGGTCTCGTTGTGCGAACGCTTCCGGATGGTGCGGTGCACACAGGTGAGATCAACATCGCATACCCGCAGGTTAATCGCACGAAGAACGGGAAGATGTCATTCGATCCCGGTGAAATGGCAGATTTGAAACCATTCACGGTGTACCGGGCGAAAGGGGCATTGTCTCCTTTCTCCAAGTATCGGGCGCAAGGGACCGCGCTTCTCTTCTCGGTGTGGGACGTGATCTCTCCTCAATCGGATCCGGAGCTGGAGGACATCGCCACAGGTGCGGCCAAGAATGGGGTGATCAATACAAAGCTTGGCCAATTGACCATTCAACGAGGCTTCGTTGGCTCCTTCGAAGGGCACGCAAAATCACTCGGTGTCAATGTCAGCATCCCCTATGAGGATCCGGATCCACTCTCTCAGGGGCTGACTCAGCACGAAGAACGGTTCGCATCAGCCGTGCACGTTCTGAACCGCGTTATCACGCGAAAGTTTCTCAAGGATGCCCGCAAGTTCGCCGCCACTGAGGCCCTGCCCAGGGCAAACGAATGGCGCCACGATGTCGCCGAAGCTGAGGGCCGCCGCACTCCCGCGCGGGAATGGAGAGTGCGGGACGTCGCTAGGCGTTTCCGCCCGACGAGCGTGATCGTCCCGGAGAAAGGCGAGATACTTATCGAATTCGACGACGGTGATCTCTTCGGTGGTCACCCGGTCACCGTTGTGGCGGACCGGGACGGGACACTCTTGGAAGTCGAGCTCGACTAAGGGCCCGTTCCGAGCGCTACTGTTCGAGGATTAGGGGCCGGGACGGGCCAGCAGGGGAGGGCTGGCCAGGTGCCACGCCCCTTCAGGTTAGGAGCGGTACGCGCTCACACCGGTGATGGACTTGCCCACGATGAGGGACTGCATCGTGTCGGTGCCCTCGTAGGTGTGCAGGGATTCGATGTCCGCGTGGTGGCGGGCGACATCGTTCTCGAGCAGGATGCCCACGCCGCCGAACATGTCGCGTGCGTCGGCGGAGATCTTGCGGGCGCCGCGGGTGTTGTGGACCTTGGCCAGGGCGGCTTGCTTCTCGTTGAGCTCGCCGGCTTCCTCGAGCTCGAGCAGGCGGCGGCAGTAGAGCGCCATGGAGGTGACGTCCTGGAGCATGTCGGCCAGGCGCTGCTGGATGATCTGGTTCTTCACCAGCGGGCGGCCGAACTGCACGCGGAGCTGGGCGTAGTCGAGGGCCTTTTCGTAGCAGTCGATCGCCATGCCGAGCGCGACCCAGGCCACCGCGATACGGGTGCCGGTGAGCACGCGGGCAGTGTCCCGGAAGGTGTGGGAGTTGGGAAGGCGGCGGTCGTCGGAGACGCGGACGTCGTTAAGCTTGATGTGCGCCTGGGGGATGCCGCGCAGGGATGCTTTGCCCGTGATGGTCTCGGCGGAGTAGCCCTCCTGGTCCTGGTCGACGATGAAGCCCTTGACCTCGCCGTCTTCCTCGTCGCGGGCCCACACGACCGTGATGTGGCCGACGGAGCCGTGGCCGATCCACTTCTTCTCGCCGTTGATGACCCACTCGTCGCCCTCACGGCGCGCGGAGGTCTCCAGGCCGATCGAATCAGAGCCGTGGTCGGGCTCGGTCAGGGCGAAGCCGCCGCGAATCTCCATCCGCGACATCGGGCCCAGGTACTTAGCCTTCTGATCCTCGGAACCGCACTCGGAGATGGAACGCATGGCCAGGCCGGACTGCACGATGTGGGCGGTGGCGGTAGACGCGTCGGTACGCGCCAGCTCCATCTGGATCAGGCGGTTGGCGCGGATTGAGATCCCGGGCTGCCCGTCGATCTCGATGCCGTCGGTGACCAGGCCGCGGCGGGCAGCTTCCTCAACAGCAGGGATGTTGTACTCGGCCTTCTCCCACGACTCGTTGAGGGAGGGGCGGGCCCACTCCATGAACTCGCGGGCCTTCTGCCACCACTCGAGGTCTTCACCATCGACATCGGCGAAGACTTGGTAGTAGTCGGTTTTCGGGTTCAGCAGGGCGGCAACGCCGGTGAGGTTCTCGTCGGTCTGTGTCATGAGTTTTCTCGCTTCTTCGGTCAAGTGGAACAGGTAATGAGAGCTAGAAAAGCTGCACCGCGCCGGGGGCCGGTCGCGATGCAGCTGGGAGTCACCAGAGGGGGCAGGGGCCTAGCCAGCGAAAGCGCCGACGCCGGTGATGGACTTGCCCACGATGAGGGACTGCATGGTGTCGGTGCCCTCGTAGGTGTGCAGCGCCTCAATGTCGGCGTGGTGGCGGGCCACGTCGTTCTCCAGCAGGATGCCCACGCCGCCGAACATGTCGCGTGCGTCAGCGGAGATCTTGCGGGCCGCGCGGGTGCAGTGGACCTTGGCCAGGGCGGCCTGCTGCTCGGTGATCTCACCGGACTCTTCCAGCTCGAGCAGGCGGCGGCAGTACAGAAACATCGAGGTCAGGTCCTGCAGCATGTCAGCCAGGCGCTGCTGGATGATCTGGTTCTTCACCAGCGGGCGGCCGAACTGGGTGCGGCGCTGCGCGTAGTCCAGGGCCTTCTCGTAGCAGTCGGTGGCCAGACCCAGGGAGGCCCATGCCACGGAGATGCGGGTGCCGGCCAAGACCTTCGCAGTGTCGCGGAAAGAGTTCGCGTTTGGCAGGCGACGGTCCTCGGAGACGCGGACGTTGTTGAGCTTGATGTGCGCCTGCGGGATGCCGCGCAGGGACGCCTTGCCCGTGATGGTCTCAGCCTCGTAGCCGTCCTGGTCCTGGTCGACGATGAAGCCCTTGACCTGGCCATCGGAGGTGTCACGCGCCCACACAACGGCGATGTGGCCGACGGAACCGTGGCCGATCCACTTCTTCTCGCCGTTGATGACCCACTCGTCGCCGTCGCGCTCGGCGGTGGTCTCCAGGCCGATGGAGTCAGAACCGTGGTCCGGCTCGGTCAGCGCGAAGGCGCCGCGGATCTCCAGCTTGGACATGGCCTTGAGGTACTTCGCCTTCTGCTCCTCAGAGCCGCACATGGCGATGGACTGCATAGCCAGACCACCCTGAACACCGAAAGCAGTGCCGAGGGATGCGTCGGTACGCGCGAGCTCGAACGCCATGAGGCGTGCAGCGCGTACAGACATGTGGGGCTCGCCCTCGATGTCGATGCCGTCGCGGACCAGGCCGCGCTTACCGGCTTCTTCGACGACGTGGAGCTGGTATTCGGCCTTCTC from Corynebacterium genitalium ATCC 33030 harbors:
- a CDS encoding acyl-CoA dehydrogenase family protein, producing MTQTDENLTGVAALLNPKTDYYQVFADVDGEDLEWWQKAREFMEWARPSLNESWEKAEYNIPAVEEAARRGLVTDGIEIDGQPGISIRANRLIQMELARTDASTATAHIVQSGLAMRSISECGSEDQKAKYLGPMSRMEIRGGFALTEPDHGSDSIGLETSARREGDEWVINGEKKWIGHGSVGHITVVWARDEEDGEVKGFIVDQDQEGYSAETITGKASLRGIPQAHIKLNDVRVSDDRRLPNSHTFRDTARVLTGTRIAVAWVALGMAIDCYEKALDYAQLRVQFGRPLVKNQIIQQRLADMLQDVTSMALYCRRLLELEEAGELNEKQAALAKVHNTRGARKISADARDMFGGVGILLENDVARHHADIESLHTYEGTDTMQSLIVGKSITGVSAYRS
- a CDS encoding acyl-CoA dehydrogenase family protein, with the protein product MADSQNPVHELLDPKTDYYQVFADVEGEDLEWWKKARDFCDYARPYVNEGWEKAEYQLHVVEEAGKRGLVRDGIDIEGEPHMSVRAARLMAFELARTDASLGTAFGVQGGLAMQSIAMCGSEEQKAKYLKAMSKLEIRGAFALTEPDHGSDSIGLETTAERDGDEWVINGEKKWIGHGSVGHIAVVWARDTSDGQVKGFIVDQDQDGYEAETITGKASLRGIPQAHIKLNNVRVSEDRRLPNANSFRDTAKVLAGTRISVAWASLGLATDCYEKALDYAQRRTQFGRPLVKNQIIQQRLADMLQDLTSMFLYCRRLLELEESGEITEQQAALAKVHCTRAARKISADARDMFGGVGILLENDVARHHADIEALHTYEGTDTMQSLIVGKSITGVGAFAG
- a CDS encoding aldo/keto reductase, which codes for MNSIGNPAPLPADRIGLGCMGFSWGYSRPGQLDDNASVSTIREAFDAGIRHFDTSDMYGAGHNEELVGKAFANNSDVYIATKGGIVVDSVEPLQMHVDGSTRYLRDALDASLRRLNREHVDLYYLHRLDGTIPVQEQVQVLADAQAAGKIRNIGVSEPTYDQLVAASEVVTIDAVQSELSVWTRDPLKDQPSEHADSKTNVLQWCEDNGASLVAFSPLGRGYLTGTLNTSELMEGDFRSWMPRFTPDAQERNAVILETLQRIAEKHGVATSQVALAWVLSVSPAVKAIPGSRSIAHIVSNYEAANVQLDADDIAAINDLPEPTESRY
- a CDS encoding DUF2262 domain-containing protein, coding for MLSFYSEFPNEPAVKSLLKGDELEFLLVLTEVPARGARNNLLGEDSVSVKLEHVDGLVVRTLPDGAVHTGEINIAYPQVNRTKNGKMSFDPGEMADLKPFTVYRAKGALSPFSKYRAQGTALLFSVWDVISPQSDPELEDIATGAAKNGVINTKLGQLTIQRGFVGSFEGHAKSLGVNVSIPYEDPDPLSQGLTQHEERFASAVHVLNRVITRKFLKDARKFAATEALPRANEWRHDVAEAEGRRTPAREWRVRDVARRFRPTSVIVPEKGEILIEFDDGDLFGGHPVTVVADRDGTLLEVELD
- a CDS encoding cysteine hydrolase; the encoded protein is MPPQDSVDCLIVIDAQKWILDLCENQSVRSNLIRKIADTVDTARNHGTDVLWIQFRTMDDSDGGLLGKARLLSECGYRESDPIITKFGIDAFSDTSLDQELGARQTGRIALAGFSTAHAVLATASTAVRLGYEVIVYGSACSAPTKGEHEHALQQLSKIDSVTVL